The Nitrospirota bacterium genome includes a region encoding these proteins:
- a CDS encoding HAMP domain-containing protein — protein MSYSIRKKMLTALLVIIFLLMAIVGIIVIYNQTAYYKSEKMVETISVEMGKVHNLNQAIKSALMPANDYIITGDRKYEVIFQQQAGTIEVFFKDIEFFMALHEKQDFYIPREVKEEEEILRDARVSWKNISEVSLRIFAIPEPVGSKVAERLMEEMDYKWGQPVAIRLARWHEIDMNELTEAVKTLKTAWWRSWFIIGAAFVSLTAGGISFAFFYSNRFVRPIKELHNGADRIAEGDLDYRVVIKTGDEIEQLANQFNVMGERVKEFYSVLEERVRERTKELQYERDKLTCVFNAMVDGIYIVNKDYDVEYINPVLEKDFGPYLGRKCYDYFHDRTEVCPWCPNQEVFSGKTVRWEWHSSKNNRTYDLIDTPLRNPDGSVSKLEIFRDITEKKQNEAELKAHLNELERFRNVSIGRELRINELKEKNKALMEKLERLEKRS, from the coding sequence ATGTCTTACAGTATTCGTAAAAAGATGCTTACAGCCTTACTGGTGATAATCTTCCTGCTTATGGCCATTGTGGGTATTATAGTCATCTATAACCAGACTGCCTATTACAAAAGCGAAAAAATGGTTGAGACAATCTCTGTGGAGATGGGTAAGGTACACAACCTCAATCAAGCTATAAAAAGTGCGTTGATGCCGGCAAATGATTACATCATCACCGGTGATAGAAAATATGAAGTCATATTTCAGCAGCAGGCAGGCACGATTGAAGTTTTTTTTAAAGACATTGAGTTCTTTATGGCCTTGCATGAGAAACAGGATTTCTATATACCCCGGGAGGTTAAAGAGGAAGAGGAGATACTGAGGGATGCACGTGTATCGTGGAAGAATATCAGTGAGGTATCTTTAAGGATTTTTGCCATACCTGAGCCTGTAGGCAGTAAAGTTGCAGAAAGGCTTATGGAAGAGATGGATTATAAATGGGGTCAACCCGTTGCAATAAGGCTTGCGAGGTGGCATGAGATAGACATGAATGAACTGACTGAGGCCGTAAAAACTCTCAAAACCGCATGGTGGCGGTCATGGTTCATAATTGGCGCCGCCTTTGTATCTTTAACCGCAGGGGGTATATCTTTCGCCTTTTTCTATTCCAACAGATTCGTAAGACCAATAAAAGAGCTGCACAACGGGGCTGACAGGATCGCAGAGGGTGACCTCGACTACCGTGTAGTGATAAAAACAGGGGACGAGATTGAGCAACTGGCCAATCAATTCAATGTAATGGGCGAGAGGGTGAAGGAATTCTATTCCGTACTTGAAGAAAGGGTCAGAGAGAGGACAAAGGAGCTTCAGTATGAAAGGGACAAGCTCACCTGCGTTTTCAATGCTATGGTGGACGGCATTTATATCGTCAACAAAGATTATGATGTTGAATACATTAACCCTGTCCTTGAAAAGGATTTCGGCCCCTACTTAGGGCGGAAGTGCTATGACTATTTCCATGACAGGACTGAGGTATGTCCGTGGTGCCCTAACCAGGAGGTGTTCTCCGGCAAAACAGTCAGGTGGGAATGGCATTCCTCTAAAAACAACAGGACCTACGACCTTATTGATACGCCTTTAAGAAACCCTGACGGCAGTGTCTCAAAGCTGGAGATATTCCGTGACATAACAGAGAAAAAACAGAATGAAGCTGAGCTTAAGGCTCATCTTAACGAACTGGAGCGTTTCAGAAATGTTTCCATTGGAAGGGAGCTCAGGATAAATGAGCTTAAAGAAAAGAATAAGGCCCTGATGGAAAAGCTGGAGAGACTTGAGAAACGGTCATAA
- a CDS encoding glycyl-radical enzyme activating protein, translating into MSGILIIPSPSRGGLGWGWGSSNTRINRPKCTKCGECVIVCPGHGLRSIGRYYEVKELTEILMRDISFYRYSGGGVTLSGGECTMYPDYLEELLHQLKSNNIHTLLETSGYFDYSTFKKKILPYIDVIYYDVKIADEDDHKMFIGKSNRMILDNLRLLINEEDVQVIPRVPLIPGITATQKNLSDIVNLLRGIGAENISLLPYNPMGMTMYTCLGRERLPLPDSFMKPDEEEELYEMFRGILRGEQGAEVRG; encoded by the coding sequence ATTAGTGGGATTCTCATAATTCCCTCCCCTTCAAGGGGAGGGTTAGGGTGGGGATGGGGTTCTTCAAACACCCGCATCAACAGACCCAAATGCACCAAATGCGGAGAATGTGTAATCGTGTGCCCAGGTCACGGACTCCGTTCTATCGGGCGTTACTATGAAGTAAAAGAACTAACTGAAATCCTGATGCGGGATATCTCCTTTTACCGCTATTCAGGAGGCGGCGTAACCCTCTCAGGCGGCGAATGTACAATGTATCCTGACTATCTTGAAGAATTACTCCATCAACTGAAGTCGAATAATATCCATACACTGCTTGAGACATCAGGCTATTTTGATTACAGTACATTTAAGAAAAAGATACTCCCTTATATAGATGTAATTTATTATGATGTAAAGATTGCTGATGAAGATGACCATAAGATGTTTATAGGGAAGTCTAATAGAATGATACTCGATAACCTGAGGCTTCTCATAAATGAGGAAGATGTTCAGGTTATTCCGAGAGTTCCCCTTATACCCGGCATTACTGCAACACAAAAAAATCTTTCAGACATTGTTAATCTTCTGCGTGGTATAGGCGCTGAAAATATATCACTCCTGCCTTACAACCCAATGGGAATGACAATGTATACATGCCTCGGAAGAGAGAGGCTGCCATTGCCGGATAGCTTCATGAAACCTGATGAGGAAGAAGAGTTGTATGAGATGTTCAGGGGAATTCTTAGAGGGGAGCAGGGAGCAGAAGTTAGAGGATAG